The Pseudofrankia sp. DC12 region TCGGGGAAATTACGTCGTCGTGGCAGTACGATACGCCGCTACGTCGGCCGGCGGATCGACGGCAAGCGTTGATAGAGATCGACGCGATTGTTGCTATCATGCTTGGATTCACTGCTGACGAACTGGCGGCCGTATATCGGACACAGTTCCCCATTCTTCGACAGAATGAGCGTCGATTGCGATTCGACAGTTTCGGCAGAGAGGTTCCGGCCGAGCTGGTGAAGGAACTTGACAAGGAGGCGTCGGGCGGGCACAAGATACATACATTGCAGGCTCCTGATCGTACCTATGTCGGTCCATTCTTCGCCGTCGACCGGGAACGCGATCTACGGCTGGCCCACGAGCACTTTTCCCGACTGGTCGCAGCGCGCCAGAGCCAAAGCCCGGACGTCGCGGGAAAGATCGGCCGTGGGGTGGACACGGCATGATGAGGCTGTCCCTGCGTGCGTCGATGAGCGGCGGTTATGTACGGCAATCCGAACCACGAAGATTGTATGTTTCGTATTCCGGTACAAGACCGATGATCATCATTGCCGCACGCATACGGGGCGTCGCTCTGAATTGGACAGCCGGTGTTTCCGGGTGGGTGTCGGCGTGAGCGGCCCACTGCTCCCCTCGCTCCAGGCGGCCGACCTGCGGCGAGCGCTCACCGACTACCTGTCGACGACGTTCGCGCTGACCGACGACGACGTCCGCGCGGCGCTGACCGATTTCCTGATCGACCCGGACGAGGGCATCTTCCGCGGCCCCTTCGCCCGGCTGCGCCTACCGTTCCGCCCGGCGGACGGCGCCTGGACGGTGGCGCTGGACTGGTGGCAGGAAGGGTTCGAGCCCTACGTCCACCAGGCCCAGGCGTTCGAGCGCCTCTCCTCGAAGCACACACGGCCGCGTCCGACGCTGGTGACGACGGGTACCGGCTCGGGCAAGACCGAGGCGTTCCTGATCCCGCTGCTCGACCACGCGCTGCGGATGCGCCGGCAGGGCCAGCCTGGGTTGAAGGCGCTGCTGCTCTACCCGATGAACGCGCTGGCGAACGACCAGGCGGACCGGATCGCGAAGCTGCTCACGTCCGACCCGCGCCTGGGCGGGCTGACCGCCGGGATCTACACCGGCGAGGACAAGGCCCAGCGCACCCAGGTGACCCCGGACGGTCTGATCACGTCGCGGGAGGTGCTGCGCTCGGACCCGCCGGACCTGCTGCTGACGAACTACAAGATGCTCGACCAGCTGTTGCTGCGGGCGAACGACCGTGGCCTGTGGGTCGGCGCCGAGGAGTCGCTGACCTACCTGGTCCTCGACGAGTTCCACACCTACGACGGCGCGCAGGGCACCGACGTGGCGATGCTGCTGCGTCGCCTCGGCTCGATGCTCGGCGTCGCCCGCGAGGGGGCCCCGCTCGGCGACATCGTGCCCGTGGCGACGTCGGCGACCCTCGGCGGTGGCGACGAGGCGTCGTTCGCGGCGATGCGGACCTTCGCCGAGACGGTGTTCGGCTGCCCATTCGAGGCTGACACGGTCGTCGTCGAGGACCGGATGTCGCCGGACGAGTGGCGTGCGGCGACTGCGGGCTCCGCGCCAGGATTCGCGGCCCGGCCGGTGGCGTCGGCGGCGCTGCTCGCGGATGCGATCCGCGCGGCGGCGGGCGGTGGCCCGGACGAGGTGGCGCACGCACTACTGGGGTCGTTGTTCATCCGGGAGAGTGACGGTGCGGGCCTGGCGGCGGCGGATGTCCGCCGGCTGCGCACCCGGGGCCGGCTCGCCGCACTGCTCGCCGGCCACCCACTCGTCGAGCGGCTGCTGCCGGCCGCGTTGCGACCGGCGCCGCCCAGGGCGCTGGCCGAGGCCGTGCTGCCGGACGACGCGAGCCCGAATCGGACCGACGGGGTGCTGGTCGTCGAGGCGCTGCTCGGGCTGCTCTCGGCGGCCCGCGCCGACGCGGTCGGCGTGGCCGGGCGCCGCCTGCTCGGCGTGGATGCTCAGCTGTGGGTGCGGGAGGTGACCCGGGTCGATCGGCGGGTCGCGGCGGTGCCGGCGTTCCGCTGGTCGGACGACGGCGCCCACGCCGATCCGGAGCTTTATCTTCCGGCGCTGTACTGCCGGCACTGCGGACGGTCTGGCTGGGGTGCGCTGCGTTCGGTGCTGGGCCGCAACATCGAAGCGTCCGACGCCTCGATCCGCAAGGCGGCCCGCGCCGCTGACCAGCGGTTCCGAGCCCTGCTGCACGCTCCGGGTGAGGCCGCCACGCTGGCCAATGACGATGCGGCGCCCGTCGAGGGCCTGCTCTGGTTGGACCTGGCCAGCCTCCAGCTCGTCGGCCGGCCGCCCACCGACGGCGGCGCCGACGAGTCGGCGTTCGTTCCGGTCCTCGTCGACTGGGACGACGACGCCTCGGCCCGCGACCAGACCTGCCCGTCCTGCCAGCAGGCCGACGGCATCCGGTTCCTCGGCACCGGGGTGTCGACGCTGACGTCGGTGAGCCTCTCCGCCCTTTTCGGCTCCGCGCATCTGGACCGGGCCGAGAAGAAGAGCCTGCTGTTCACCGACTCGGTGCAGGATGCCGCCTACATGGCCGGCTTCGTGCAGGCCCGCTCCCACGCGCTGAGCCTGCGCGCGGCCCTGTTCGACGCGATCACCGCGGCCGGGCCGCTGGCGCTGTCCGACCTGCCTCGGGAGGCGATGGCCCGCGCCGGCGACGACGCGGTCCGCCGCTACCGGCTCGTCCCGCCGACGGTCGCCGACTGGGCGTCGTTCCACCGCTACTGGCACCCGTCCGGAAGCGCCTCCGAGCGAGGGAGCGCCCGGCGGGCGGTGGAACGGCGGTTGGGGTTCGACGCCGCCCTGGAGTTCGGCCTCAACGCCCGCACCGGCCGCACGCTGGAGCTCACCGGGGCGGTAGTCGCCGAGGTCGACACCGACTCACCACGGGCGCTGCGCAACGTGGGTCGCCGGGCCGTCGCCAAGGCCCGCGAGCAGCACAGCCTCTCCCAGGATGTAGACGACGCCCTCGGCGCCACCCTCGATGACGCCCGGCTCGCCGGCTGGGTCCGCGGCCTGCTCGAACGGGTCCGCACGCAGGGTGGGATCGCGCACCGCTGGCTTGACCGGTACGTCGACGACGACGGCAACCGCTGGTTTCTGTCTGGAGGTCGCGGCGACGCCCGCAATGAAGGCCTGCCCGCCTTCCCGCCGGGACGGCCGGCGCCAGGATTTCCGACGACCGGCACCCGCGCCGACAACCTCGACGCCGTCACCAACACCAGGGCCTGGTACGCCCGCTGGTCGGCGCGGCAGCTGCGGCTGACGAACCGCGACGGAGGACTCGTCGCACGGGCGCTGTTGGAGGAGGCAGCCGCCGTCGGCTGGCTGCGCACCCGGCGGACGAACTCCGGGGCGACAGTGTTCGCCCTCGACCCGGAGCGCATCATGCTCGCGGTCGCAGACGATCCTGGGCTCGCTGACGGGTCGCTGGCGCTGCGCTGCGACGTCTGCCAGACGCTCACCCCCGGGCGGCGCCAGACCGTCGACGACCTCGACGGCGCGGCCTGCCTGCGCCAGCTCTGCCCGGGAACGCTGCGCCGCGCGGCGCGGGGTGACGACTACTACCGCACCCTTTACAACAGCGGCGACATGCGCCGGGTCGTCGCCCACGAGCACACCGGGCTGCTGCCGGACCGGGTCCGCACCGACGTCGAGACCGCGTTCCGCGAGGGCACCGGCCCCGACGTCCCGAACGTGCTGACCGCGACGCCGACGCTGGAGCTCGGCATCGACATCGGCGACCTGTCCACGGTGCTGCTCGGCTCGCTGCCCCGGTCCGTCGCCTCGTACCTGCAACGGGTCGGCCGGGCCGGCCGGCTCACCGGCAACGCGCTGATCCTGGCGTACGTCCCCGGCCGGGCCCGAAACTCCGCGCTGCTCGAAGACCCGCTGGCGCTACTCGACGGCGAGGTCCGCCCGCCGGCGACCTACCTGGACGCGATCGAGATCCTGCGCCGCCAGTTCGTCGCCTGGCTCGTCGACCGCCGTGCCCGGGCGGGCGCGCCTGACCCGATCAACGCCGCCGGTGTCTTCCCCGACATCGACGCCGGGCCGGGCACCTGGCTCGGCGAACTGCTCACCGACGCGACCGACCACGCCGAGGCGTACACGACCACGTTTCTC contains the following coding sequences:
- a CDS encoding DEAD/DEAH box helicase; translated protein: MSGPLLPSLQAADLRRALTDYLSTTFALTDDDVRAALTDFLIDPDEGIFRGPFARLRLPFRPADGAWTVALDWWQEGFEPYVHQAQAFERLSSKHTRPRPTLVTTGTGSGKTEAFLIPLLDHALRMRRQGQPGLKALLLYPMNALANDQADRIAKLLTSDPRLGGLTAGIYTGEDKAQRTQVTPDGLITSREVLRSDPPDLLLTNYKMLDQLLLRANDRGLWVGAEESLTYLVLDEFHTYDGAQGTDVAMLLRRLGSMLGVAREGAPLGDIVPVATSATLGGGDEASFAAMRTFAETVFGCPFEADTVVVEDRMSPDEWRAATAGSAPGFAARPVASAALLADAIRAAAGGGPDEVAHALLGSLFIRESDGAGLAAADVRRLRTRGRLAALLAGHPLVERLLPAALRPAPPRALAEAVLPDDASPNRTDGVLVVEALLGLLSAARADAVGVAGRRLLGVDAQLWVREVTRVDRRVAAVPAFRWSDDGAHADPELYLPALYCRHCGRSGWGALRSVLGRNIEASDASIRKAARAADQRFRALLHAPGEAATLANDDAAPVEGLLWLDLASLQLVGRPPTDGGADESAFVPVLVDWDDDASARDQTCPSCQQADGIRFLGTGVSTLTSVSLSALFGSAHLDRAEKKSLLFTDSVQDAAYMAGFVQARSHALSLRAALFDAITAAGPLALSDLPREAMARAGDDAVRRYRLVPPTVADWASFHRYWHPSGSASERGSARRAVERRLGFDAALEFGLNARTGRTLELTGAVVAEVDTDSPRALRNVGRRAVAKAREQHSLSQDVDDALGATLDDARLAGWVRGLLERVRTQGGIAHRWLDRYVDDDGNRWFLSGGRGDARNEGLPAFPPGRPAPGFPTTGTRADNLDAVTNTRAWYARWSARQLRLTNRDGGLVARALLEEAAAVGWLRTRRTNSGATVFALDPERIMLAVADDPGLADGSLALRCDVCQTLTPGRRQTVDDLDGAACLRQLCPGTLRRAARGDDYYRTLYNSGDMRRVVAHEHTGLLPDRVRTDVETAFREGTGPDVPNVLTATPTLELGIDIGDLSTVLLGSLPRSVASYLQRVGRAGRLTGNALILAYVPGRARNSALLEDPLALLDGEVRPPATYLDAIEILRRQFVAWLVDRRARAGAPDPINAAGVFPDIDAGPGTWLGELLTDATDHAEAYTTTFLALFGDLVRPDTADDLRRWAGVDLADGQVSGLGQLLRRAAVDYRREIDDLGHRQTALREKLPGLQETAGRPTATDDDRVAARMAAAELRFLGKRRADLGGQFWVAALEERGVLPNYTLLDDSVSLDVTLRWVDHETAEYKEEARAYQRGSAIALTEWAPGSTFYAQGLAVRIDAVDVGRDLDALLQTWRLCSACGWSQASRRSEPAPHVPATCPRCGHTGLADTGQALPVLPLERVSAQVSRDNAAISDARDERDRLAFTVVPAADVDPDQVSDAWQLRDYPFGAEYVRQVDIRWVNVGRAVEQGAPRVLAGVEVRAPLFTVCPGCGVVPAAQPGVRDLTSARHRAWCQHRTAIVVPWVEFALGRTLRTQAVRVLLPPHVTLDHFGVPSLRAALLLGLREILGGSPDHLDLIEAHLPVNGQDRTALLLHDRVPGGTGYLADLARPSRVREILTAAFDVVATCPCRDEGLLACPRCLLPFTTQVERTSRARAEQVLRELLGLPAATAGAVETAEGADEQAGRGWHPEQLRSIADIPMPSLDSALELRFRRVLTEALRARGASVQEIPQLVGTEVRFGVPGQVHRRWTLRPQVHAHGSRPDFELLCEDPAIPRVYIFTDGRLWHATPAHNRIADDAAKRAALRSAGNLVWAITDDDVATFEAISRGEQASPAGASWYTDTVHGRLTKLRQQRIPAGSIPDSLATADAVTQLVDWIMNANRKEAWQALADGLPFALVAGKPEPIGSRADLETIAAEALGVPVDPAAAQPVDAAGAELIGWCWRHGPLTVATAGRATRPYDVGSVLLLDDRDDTLATDEGTAAWRAWLALSNVLGHATRTRPRALSQTLNQTPLSPDAATAGEPVAPTPSPSLDPAWQALVDTAADDLERTLLVGLAAAGVPLPEQGYETDDGYPLDLAWADVRIAVLIAPDEALTATLAGAGWRVLGPELDRLADLLKVGDV